The proteins below are encoded in one region of Kazachstania africana CBS 2517 chromosome 6, complete genome:
- the KAFR0F00129 gene encoding uncharacterized protein, whose product MRLVATRMSFFNINSFLALIASMCLLTYAAVSTENNSTTLLSNNTDEVTAKYFSPAHGNPYLPTDDLYRPYITFQLLSQLYNNHPPISLITQNNETGIVAIRTIDIINYSELYEEESNELYSYIDMKLFSQLNALFTGTNVSNKTFENFEKGYYREIIVDSYKNATSHIASTAYKGSNPSFLMSFISLVDTLSTIVSNIYGLVTDGSSNKKHSSTQICGSYSNTVKVDGKEFGYIIYKYSKNGHGCNFAKGSDLEVVLIEAIDTKFPRGITGVCVTLFHDESRVAYAKFIMADSKMNFSDVACEAVSGWDAPGSVAGTVSA is encoded by the coding sequence ATGAGGTTAGTGGCTACTCGAATgagttttttcaatatcaattcttttttagCCCTGATCGCTTCAATGTGCCTTCTAACCTATGCCGCAGTATCTACTGAAAACAATAGCACAACGCTATTATCAAACAATACTGACGAGGTAACGGCAAAATACTTCTCACCAGCTCATGGAAATCCTTACCTCCCAACTGACGACTTATACAGGCCCTACATCACTTTTCAGTTATTGAGTCAATTATATAACAATCATCCACCAATATCTTTGATAACTCAAAACAATGAAACAGGTATTGTAGCTATTCGTACCATTGacataataaattattccGAATTATATGAAGAAGAGTCCAATGAGCTGTACAGTTACATTGATATGAAACTTTTTAGTCAATTGAATGCTCTGTTCACAGGCACAAACGTTTCTAATAAGactttcgaaaattttgagaaaggATATTACAGAGAAATAATTGTTGATTCTTATAAGAATGCTACGTCCCATATTGCTAGCACCGCTTACAAAGGAAGTAATCCTAGTTTTTTGATGTCTTTCATTTCCTTAGTTGATACTCTTTCGACCATTGTAAGTAACATTTACGGCCTTGTAACCGATGGTTCATCCAATAAAAAGCACTCTTCAACTCAAATATGTGGCTCCTATTCGAACACTGTTAAAGTTGATGGTAAAGAATTCGGatatataatttacaaGTATTCGAAAAATGGTCATGGTTGTAACTTTGCAAAAGGTAGTGACTTGGAAGTAGTCTTGATCGAAGCTATTGATACCAAATTTCCAAGAGGTATAACAGGGGTATGTGTCACTTTATTCCATGATGAATCTAGAGTTGCTTATGCTAAATTCATTATGGCTGATAGTAAGATGAATTTTAGTGACGTTGCTTGTGAAGCTGTTTCCGGTTGGGATGCACCAGGGTCTGTGGCTGGTACAGTATCTGCttaa
- the KAFR0F00125 gene encoding arginase family protein: MRVIRVPVPKFKGDFSKNVREVEEDGVVFKSDLLTQLAAARSALERYKPEKIVTLGGDCLVSLAPFAYLSEKYGEDFGILWIDTHPDISQPGQLNHAHTYVLGNLMGHGENDFVSKLVPKPAGASNVMIAGIHDPFDHEEEFLTRYNVSTCSAKEVQAGAKSVPQWIHDRKIKKLAIHIDLDVLNEAKFHSLLFSRPDAPDKYGYAQGELSMQNVIDLVNQVKEDCTIVGITVAEYLPWDAINLKAMLQKLPLIGDDCN; the protein is encoded by the coding sequence ATGCGAGTAATCCGTGTCCCAGTTCCAAAATTCAAGGGTGATTTTAGCAAGAACGTGAGAGAAGTTGAAGAGGATGGCGTCGTATTCAAATCAGACTTGCTTACACAACTCGCTGCCGCTAGAAGTGCACTTGAGAGATATAAACCTGAAAAAATCGTGACATTGGGTGGTGATTGCTTAGTTTCTCTAGCCCCATTTGCCTACTTGAGTGAGAAATATGGTGaagattttggaattttatGGATTGACACACATCCAGACATTTCTCAACCTGGCCAGTTAAACCACGCCCATACTTATGTGCTAGGAAATTTAATGGGCCATGGTGAGAAtgattttgtttcaaaacTCGTACCAAAACCAGCAGGTGCCTCTAATGTTATGATTGCTGGAATTCACGATCCATTTGAccatgaagaagaatttttaacCAGGTATAACGTTTCTACATGCTCTGCAAAGGAAGTTCAAGCCGGAGCCAAATCTGTTCCCCAATGGATTCAtgatagaaaaattaaaaaactTGCAATCCACATTGATCTGGATGTATTGAATGAGGCCAAATTCCATTCACTGTTATTTTCACGTCCAGATGCACCTGATAAGTATGGGTATGCTCAAGGCGAATTAAGTATGCAGAATGTCATAGACCTGGTCAATCAAGTTAAAGAAGATTGCACTATTGTTGGGATTACAGTTGCAGAATACCTGCCTTGGGATGCTATAAACTTGAAAGCCATGCTCCAAAAGCTGCCCTTAATCGGAGATGATTGTAACTGA
- the LRG1 gene encoding GTPase-activating protein LRG1 (similar to Saccharomyces cerevisiae LRG1 (YDL240W); ancestral locus Anc_2.2), which translates to MTSLDLTRNEQSLELIDKSLNGPTSNSNLKKCETCGKSIASSKQNGGSVLKALGNYYHEDCFTCRDCSKPLKPKYFPYQASNDSETILLCQYHYFKRHDLLCKVCDKPLRGLFYTAFGARYDEEHFCCSICKAPCGVKKCFTYNDQLFCKYHFLKYFSKRCKGCKYPISDQYIEFPRSEEIHCWHPECYGIHKYWHVTLSSEALALPLFPRSEFHHASAEHNVRPTAAEMEKFMSTFNFIVSKTWSVLYRFEEESASCISDMFQYLSCCDQIKGIEATALFVLKVECLFKSLDNFEVFNESQANNNTSERQNKDDNDATRRKYAKLPRSLTTKIMIYLQLLRKLGTEVYNKESTLSSLMSIITRLAHFLKLLTRYGLFTSLEMNVKSHSLGVLLKFLKEIERNEIYTTNPFTYINVPIDATDACHSCKKYIQEECVQFNQFRWHIDCFACSNCHSAIERPDITESTFSRTSGKIFCPKCPLSDAESLPGFKYISKLSQLMFLLKIALVRSKVVMEAHLEKNENAKQNNAKLRRSLVTQETYIRTLNDIKKLRSRRESVRIGYDKRSVRRSLILDTPEEDLNDLQEMQRKGSLKILDTIDNDSTESENREMEHDNVFNNTKTLTLDDISRIVAAEQARELRPNAFTHFNKLKDAEDDEAPFSRRKSGTYYGELSDRDMQIIHILSYYVLLENKTLVQNELQLAELKISVPTTRQEKANFWEKMKIKMNKDSKKVVVRKVFGTPLSLLSEKWGTASELGVGPSKIRIPTIVDELISLLRQMDMSVEGIFRKNGNIRKLREISTLIDDNPNEFPDLSKVNAIQLSALLKKFIRDLPDPIMTNVLYDLWIKAAKIERYFEKQLVISMLYALLPKYNRNLLEVLLSFLHWTASFSYIENELGSKMDIHNLSTVIAPNILFVPENSTGGGKQPLMTKEYNDDFAQKEGQHHFLAIEIIDYLITYNEQLAMVPKFLMNLLNEVKSRKIDSDKNEIRTFVSKSLQDGTIDFSEFDVKNSIKVKHSSTAVIQNEMLHQQVSLI; encoded by the coding sequence ATGACATCGCTAGATTTAACTAGAAATGAGCAATCTTTAGAACTAATAGATAAGAGTTTAAATGGCCCTACATCCAATAGCAATCTAAAAAAATGTGAAACTTGTGGTAAAAGCATCGCTTCATCCAAGCAAAATGGTGGTAGTGTATTGAAGGCCTTGGGCAATTACTATCATGAAGATTGCTTTACTTGCCGCGACTGTTCAAAACCTTTGAAACccaaatattttccatatcAGGCAAGTAATGATTCTGAAACCATTCTACTTTGccaatatcattatttcaAGCGTCATGACTTACTCTGTAAAGTCTGTGATAAGCCCCTTAGAGGACTTTTTTATACTGCCTTTGGTGCACGCTATGATGAAGAACATTTTTGTTGTTCAATCTGTAAGGCACCATGTGGTGTGAAAAAGTGTTTCACTTATAATGACCAGCTCTTCTgtaaatatcattttttaaaatatttttcaaaacgTTGTAAAGGTTGTAAATACCCAATTTCTGatcaatatattgaatttcCAAGAAGTGAAGAAATACATTGTTGGCATCCAGAATGCTATGGGATTCACAAATACTGGCACGTAACTTTATCTTCTGAAGCTCTGGCATTACCATTGTTTCCCAGGTCTGAATTTCACCATGCTAGTGCAGAACATAATGTAAGACCAACAGCTGCAGAAATGGAGAAATTTATGAGCaccttcaattttattgtttCAAAGACGTGGTCTGTGCTTTATAggtttgaagaagaaagtgcTTCCTGTATATCGGATATGTTCCAATATTTATCCTGTTGTGATCAAATTAAAGGTATAGAGGCTACCGCTTTATTTGTTTTGAAAGTTGAATGTTTATTCAAGTCTttagataattttgaagtattCAATGAATCTCAAGCAAACAACAATACATCAGAAAGACAGAATAAAGATGATAACGACGCTACCAGACGTAAATATGCCAAACTTCCGAGAAGCCTGacaacaaaaataatgatcTATCTGCAATTGTTGAGGAAACTAGGGACAGAAGTATACAATAAAGAGTCCACTTTGTCATCATTAATGTCAATTATAACGAGATTGGCACATTTTTTAAAGTTACTGACACGGTATGGTCTCTTCACTTCTCTAGAGATGAATGTGAAATCACACTCTCTGGGAGTACTTcttaaatttcttaaagaaatagaaagaaatgagATATACACTACTAACCCTTTCACTTACATAAATGTTCCAATTGACGCCACGGATGCCTGTCATAGTTGTAAGAAGTACATACAAGAGGAATGTGttcaattcaatcaatttagGTGGCATATTGATTGTTTTGCTTGTTCAAACTGCCACTCTGCAATAGAGAGACCTGACATCACTGAATCAACTTTCAGTAGAACTTCTGGCAAGATATTTTGCCCTAAATGTCCTCTTTCTGACGCTGAATCTCTACCTGGCTTTAAATATATCTCCAAGCTTTCTCAATTAATGTTCCTCTTGAAGATTGCGCTTGTTAGATCAAAAGTTGTGATGGAAGCTCACctagaaaagaatgaaaatgcaaaaCAAAACAATGCTAAACTAAGGAGATCTTTAGTGACGCAGGAAACATATATACGAACACTTAACGACATTAAAAAACTGCGCTCGAGAAGAGAAAGTGTAAGAATAGGTTATGATAAACGATCCGTACGTCGTTCTCTAATATTAGATACACCAGAAGAAGACCTGAATGATTTGCAAGAAATGCAGAGAAAGGGCTCTTTAAAGATACTTGACACAATTGATAATGACAGTACTGAATCAGAAAATAGAGAGATGGAGCATGATAACGTTTTCAATAATACAAAAACTTTAACCTTAGATGATATTTCACGAATTGTAGCCGCAGAGCAAGCTAGGGAATTGAGACCAAACGCTTTTACacattttaataaattaaaggacgctgaagatgacgaagCACCTTTTTCCCGAAGAAAAAGTGGAACTTATTATGGTGAACTTAGCGATAGAGATATGCAGATCATTCACATTCTAAGTTATTACGTATTGTTGGAAAATAAAACGTTGGTTCAAAACGAACTTCAACTAGCGGAATTAAAAATAAGTGTACCTACAACAAGACAAGAAAAGGCAAATTTCTGggagaagatgaagatcAAAATGAACAAAGATTCCAAAAAAGTGGTAGTACGAAAAGTATTCGGTACTCCATTAAGTTTATTATCAGAAAAATGGGGCACAGCATCAGAATTGGGTGTCGGTCCATCGAAAATTAGAATTCCCACAATAGTTGATGAGTTAATATCTCTACTCCGTCAAATGGATATGTCAGTTGAGGGTATCTTCAGAAAAAATGGTAACATCAGAAAGCTGAGAGAAATTAGTACTCTCATTGATGATAATCCGAATGAATTTCCTGATCTTTCAAAGGTAAATGCAATTCAACTCTCTGctttgttgaagaaatttataaGAGATTTACCAGATCCTATAATGACAAATGTATTATATGATTTATGGATTAAAGCTGCAAAAATCGAACgttattttgaaaagcaATTAGTAATATCGATGCTTTACGCCTTATTGCCAAAATATAATAGGAACTTATTGGAAGTTTTACTATCTTTTTTACACTGGACAGCTTCTTTTTCCtacattgaaaatgaactGGGTTCTAAGATGGACATTCACAATTTATCTACTGTAATTGCTCCCAACATCCTTTTTGTACCTGAAAATTCAACTGGTGGTGGCAAGCAACCCTTGATGACGAAAGAATacaatgatgattttgcTCAGAAAGAGGGTCAGCACCACTTCCTTGCCATTGAGATCATCGACTATCTTATTACATATAACGAGCAACTGGCAATGGTCCCGAAGTTTTTGATGAACTTACTAAATGAAGtcaaatcaagaaaaatagaCAGTGATAAAAATGAGATAAGAActtttgtttcaaagaGTTTACAGGATGGTACAATTGATTTTTCGGAATTTGATGTCAAAAACTCCATCAAAGTAAAACATTCATCTACAGCTGTAAtacaaaatgaaatgttaCATCAACAAGTAAGTTTAATTTAG
- the KAFR0F00120 gene encoding uncharacterized protein: MFKDDFNVANKLETSSAVIAGGATAAWAYFSGSGSAKRYMIPGDLDFGPGTLLANNTAAGREVWYNHTLEVYSAVSDALNEHGLSSLHVTAPPAGIYIQHEGNWEHHAYALHMVGSDHNKVAVIHADDLST; the protein is encoded by the coding sequence ATGTTTAAAGACGACTTCAACGTTGCTAACAAGCTTGAGACAAGTTCTGCTGTTATTGCTGGTGGCGCAACTGCTGCATGGGCATATTTCTCGGGAAGTGGGTCTGCTAAGAGATATATGATCCCAGGAGATTTGGACTTTGGCCCTGGTACACTTTTAGCCAATAATACAGCTGCTGGTAGGGAGGTCTGGTATAATCACACACTAGAAGTTTATTCAGCGGTATCTGACGCCCTCAATGAGCACGGTTTGAGTTCTCTTCATGTGACAGCTCCACCAGCTGGTATTTACATCCAACACGAAGGCAATTGGGAACATCATGCGTATGCTTTACACATGGTCGGTTCAGACCATAACAAAGTCGCGGTAATACATGCAGACGATCTTAGCACCG
- the KAFR0F00127 gene encoding uncharacterized protein, translating to MSSNNQENPPATTDMGNTPPQQSVREVPRIRDFTIRRFLYDSAVMVFSLHIMMLSWWFVRDVVGLFLWQTLVLSLELGLDLAARTLNKWQSAVVKGAITIFGLIPAGTGYLSGSKCSDWWLALFGVESVSDYKSETKLCVTLGAITVTGLLASVAISSYGKDAGWFYTNENAVLPAGLVKRDQIGTYWAIHELGVGLGHNLTGNYEDVDAVIAYDLGPHHNVTIRALYNSTDTGEAALGYYIHTQGPQFHYTAVYDVGDVTAVLEAGASHIVGNAANSNSTFTKRDTGSM from the coding sequence ATGTCTTCTAATAATCAAGAAAACCCTCCAGCTACTACTGACATGGGTAATACGCCTCCACAGCAAAGTGTACGCGAAGTGCCACGAATAAGGGATTTCACTATACGTAGATTTTTGTATGATTCGGCGGTTATGGTATTTTCACTTCATATAATGATGCTTAGCTGGTGGTTCGTTAGGGATGTAGTAGGTTTATTCCTGTGGCAGACGCTTGTCCTGTCGCTTGAGCTAGGTTTAGATTTGGCAGCAAGAACTTTGAATAAATGGCAATCGGCAGTTGTTAAAGGAGCGATAACAATCTTTGGACTAATACCAGCAGGAACAGGATATCTCTCCGGTTCGAAATGTTCGGACTGGTGGCTAGCGCTTTTCGGCGTTGAGTCGGTGTCGGATTATAAATCGGAGACCAAGCTCTGTGTTACTTTGGGGGCAATAACTGTTACAGGACTACTCGCATCGGTAGCCATCAGTTCGTACGGAAAAGACGCAGGATGGTTCTATACTAACGAGAATGCAGTTCTGCCTGCAGGACTAGTCAAAAGAGACCAGATCGGGACTTATTGGGCAATACACGAGCTTGGCGTAGGGCTCGGCCATAACCTGACTGGCAACTATGAGGATGTGGATGCCGTGATTGCGTATGATCTAGGCCCTCATCACAATGTGACAATAAGAGCTCTCTATAATTCAACCGACACAGGAGAGGCAGCACTCGGTTATTATATACATACTCAAGGCCCACAATTTCACTACACGGCCGTATATGACGTGGGAGATGTGACGGCAGTGCTGGAAGCAGGTGCATCTCACATTGTAGGCAACGCTGCGAACTCCAATAGTACTTTCACAAAGAGAGATACTGGCTCAATGTAG
- the ADY3 gene encoding Ady3p (similar to Saccharomyces cerevisiae ADY3 (YDL239C) and CNM67 (YNL225C); ancestral locus Anc_2.16), with translation MGMELFNSFFSSKDPNMNEEVAVAPSTPERNDENLSHPPVTLNNIPSTAGTQSKVGLGRSYVSNNNSLSEFSSPLKTMIAANNNKLLQKSKIPSERVDVKEADIQESQEEGKSDKLMAESLAAMRIEQNLLQKELRTLREKSNVDKASFSSKIKQLMQQINKLKKHDQECNSKRIELTEYAFNSQLSIVTENFKKEILCKDKAISSLQREVDRFQEKRKNAKNEETIEIERIRSRLGKIVLFNVPLGPVLEEYLDSSTDIDFNVLFKKKNEKILSFSESSLDQYTTSVLSSLKELKNENMKGLSKINDNTKKCFECNSNFSNKLSEFASKLDDNKEEIVNFIDQKSKDLLDANEKSVKAIDDQIRNSNDGLLLKAYNKIHNLQSEKGKLIEEIEMKNQKFAKVNELLHDIENDNLKFFKKFDMTIEYLEERLKFLEGDFSKRITFETIHQKNPEKFTKEIYDYLEFPTIDNMNLIELQNIIKHFSLFFEVPLSKFFKKLPTICIYLRYERNLLHFFVDRLNYQIYNPSKKINFKSYTVDAYQQYLKNGNSFEDINHPLQKCLDDLYNEIILKL, from the coding sequence ATGGGTATGGAACTATTTAATAGCTTTTTCTCTAGCAAGGATCCGAATATGAACGAGGAAGTTGCAGTTGCGCCAAGTACACCAGAGAGGAATGACGAAAACTTGTCACATCCTCCTGTGACACTCAACAATATCCCAAGCACTGCGGGTACTCAGAGTAAGGTCGGTCTGGGCAGAAGTTATGTGTCAAATAACAACAGTCTCTCAGAATTTAGTAGTCCTTTAAAGACAATGATCGCCGCCAACAACAACAAGCTTTTACAAAAGAGCAAAATCCCTTCTGAAAGAGTAGATGTTAAGGAGGCAGATATACAAGAATCCCAGGAGGAAGGAAAGTCTGATAAACTAATGGCTGAAAGTTTGGCTGCAATGAGAATTGAACAGAATCTGTTACAAAAGGAATTGCGTACATTAAGGGAGAAATCAAATGTCGACAAGGCTAGTTtctcttcaaaaataaagcaATTGATGCAGCAAATAAATAAACTGAAGAAACATGACCAGGAATGTAACAGCAAACGAATTGAGCTCACAGAATATGCTTTCAATTCTCAACTTTCCATTGTgacagaaaattttaagaaagaaatactATGTAAGGATAAAGCAATTTCAAGTCTACAGAGAGAAGTAGAcagatttcaagaaaaacGCAAAAATGCAAAAAATGAGGAGACTATTgagattgaaagaataaGATCTCGATTAGGGAAGATTGTTTTATTCAATGTTCCATTAGGTCCAGTTTTAGAAGAATATCTTGATTCGTCTACAGATATTGATTTCAACGttttattcaagaaaaaaaatgaaaaaatactCTCTTTTAGCGAAAGTTCCCTTGATCAATATACCACTTCAGTTCTATCTTCACTCAAGGAGCtgaagaatgaaaatatgaaGGGTTTAAgtaaaattaatgataataCTAAAAAATGTTTCGAATGTAACTCGAATTTTTCTAACAAGTTGTCCGAATTTGCTTCAAAACTTGATGATAAtaaggaagaaattgtgAATTTTATCGATcagaaatcaaaagatttaCTTGACGCTAATGAAAAGTCTGTGAAGGCGATTGATGATCAAATTAGAAATTCGAATGATGGACTATTACTGAAGGCATACAACAAAATCCATAATCTTCAAAGTGAGAAAGGGaaattaattgaagaaattgaaatgaaGAACCAAAAGTTTGCTAAAGTTAACGAATTACTTcatgatattgaaaacgataatttgaaatttttcaaaaaattcgaCATGACAATAGAATATTTAGAGGAGAGATTAAAGTTTTTAGAAGGTGACTTTTCAAAGAGAATCACATTCGAAACCATCCATCAAAAAAACCCGGagaaatttacaaaagaaatttacGACTATCTAGAGTTTCCCACTATTGATAACATGAATTTAATcgaattacaaaatataataaagcatttctctttgtttTTTGAAGTGCCTCTAagcaaatttttcaagaaattgcCAACAATTTGTATTTACTTGAGATATGAAAGAAACTTGCTGCATTTTTTTGTCGACCGATTGAActatcaaatttacaacCCTagcaaaaaaatcaatttcaaatcatatACAGTTGACGCTTATcaacaatatttgaaaaatggaaataGTTTTGAAGATATCAACCACCCTTTACAAAAGTGCTTAGATGACCtatataatgaaatcatACTAAAATTATGA
- the ADE12 gene encoding adenylosuccinate synthase (similar to Saccharomyces cerevisiae ADE12 (YNL220W); ancestral locus Anc_2.23) codes for MVNVVLGTQWGDEGKGKLVDLLVGKYDVVARCAGGNNAGHTIVVDGVKYDFHMLPSGLINPNCQNLLGNGLVIHIPSFFNELEELESKGLKGVRERLFISSRAHIVFDFHQRTDKLRELELTSVTTDGKNIGTTGKGIGPTYSTKSSRSGIRVHHLVNDNPGAWEEFVTKYKRLVETRKQRYGDFEYNAEEELARYKVYREQLKPFVVDSVAFIHKAISQNKKILVEGANALMLDIDFGTYPYVTSSSTGIGGAITGLGIPPRSIDNIYGVVKAYTTRVGEGPFPTEQLNEIGEKLQTIGAEYGVTTGRKRRCGWLDLVVLKYSTLINGYTSLNITKLDVLDTFKEIKVGVAYSINGKKLDLFPEDLLTVANVDVEYVTLPGWDEDITSIKDCDDLPANARSYLKYIEDFLGVPVEWVGTGPSRDSMLHRDV; via the coding sequence ATGGTTAACGTTGTTTTGGGGACCCAGTGGGGTGATGAAGGTAAAGGTAAGTTGGTGGACTTGTTAGTCGGAAAGTACGATGTGGTCGCCAGGTGTGCAGGGGGTAATAATGCGGGACATACAATTGTGGTTGACGGTGTCAAATATGATTTCCACATGTTACCATCTGGTTTGATCAATCCAAATTGCCAAAACCTTCTTGGTAATGGTCTTGTCATTCACATcccatcttttttcaatgaattagaagaacTGGAATCCAAAGGTCTAAAAGGGGTAAGAGAAAGATTATTCATCTCATCAAGAGCTCATATTGTCTTTgattttcatcaaagaaCTGATAAGTTAAGAGAATTGGAATTAACAAGTGTGACCACAGACGGCAAAAACATCGGTACCACGGGCAAGGGTATTGGTCCTACTTATTCGACAAAGTCTTCAAGATCTGGTATTAGAGTGCACCATCTAGTAAACGACAATCCAGGTGCATGGGAAGAATTTGTTACAAAATACAAGAGATTGGTTGAGACTAGAAAGCAAAGATATGGTGATTTTGAATACAatgctgaagaagaattggcAAGGTACAAAGTGTACAGGGAACAATTGAAACCATTTGTTGTGGATTCAGTTGCATTTATACATAAAGCCATAAGTCAAAATAAGAAGATTTTGGTAGAAGGTGCCAATGCATTGATGTTGgatattgattttggtaCATATCCTTACGTTACTTCTTCTAGCACAGGTATCGGTGGTGCCATTACAGGTCTCGGTATTCCTCCTCGTAGTATCGACAATATTTATGGTGTGGTTAAAGCATACACTACAAGAGTCGGAGAAGGTCCATTCCCCACTGAGCAACTGAACGAAATTGGTGAAAAACTACAAACCATTGGTGCTGAGTATGGTGTAACGACAGGTAGAAAGCGTCGTTGTGGCTGGTTAGATTTGGTtgtattgaaatattcaacTTTAATAAACGGTTACACCAGCTTAAATATCACCAAACTAGATGTCTTAGACAcatttaaagaaatcaaagtGGGTGTAGCTTATTCTATTAATGGtaaaaaattagatttatTCCCTGAAGATCTGTTGACTGTAGCTAATGTTGATGTTGAATATGTTACATTACCAGGTTGGGATGAAGATATAACTTCAATTAAAGACTGTGATGATTTGCCTGCTAACGCGAGGAGTTATTTGAAATACATCGAGGATTTCCTTGGCGTTCCAGTAGAATGGGTCGGCACAGGTCCAAGTAGAGACAGTATGTTGCATAGAGATGTTTAA
- the KAFR0F00130 gene encoding uncharacterized protein — protein sequence MESHKLQNDSNNDTISKGGKHSDNTDFLVSFYLRIYSILSTQAFFLLTTEYLIYRWKPALTFTIQYHWPYIVNVTIAYAYIFRINTPVRNTGCEEETTIDRLLLTKKSSLWLNYFNRVGQFAFFFFTLLAHICHFGWISSRYENFNAQFKSLTISLILELGVAGIMCHEHRQDTLFASKLIITALCTVITSNVVLFILLSHGRCSLLITKIWSTATIIMYRALISTTVSQKLPPGRYHTVIPMLFIMIPIQSFGTMFVRE from the coding sequence ATGGAAAGTCATAAACTACaaaatgattcaaataaCGATACTATTTCAAAAGGAGGAAAACATTCCGATAATACTGATTTTTTAGTAAGTTTCTACTTAAGGATTTATTCTATATTGTCAACACAAGCGTTCTTTCTCCTTACCACAGAATACTTAATCTACCGTTGGAAACCTGCATTAACTTTTACCATTCAGTATCACTGGCCATATATCGTAAATGTAACGATTGCGTATGCATATATATTCAGAATAAACACTCCTGTGAGAAATACAGGTTGCGAAGAGGAAACAACTATTGACCGGTTATTACTAACGAAGAAGTCTTCTTTATGGTTAAACTACTTTAACAGAGTAGGACAATTTgcctttttcttctttacttTACTGGCGCATATATGTCACTTTGGATGGATCTCTTCACGCTATGAAAACTTCAATGCTCAATTTAAGTCTTTAACgatatctttgatattAGAATTAGGTGTAGCCGGTATTATGTGCCATGAACACAGGCAGGATACTCTTTTTGCAAGTAAGCTTATAATAACCGCGTTATGTACTGTTATAACAAGCAATGTAGTTTTGTTCATTTTACTCTCGCACGGTAGGTGTTCCCTTCTCATAACCAAAATATGGAGTACAGCAACTATAATAATGTATCGTGCTTTAATCAGCACTACCGTTTCACAGAAACTGCCTCCTGGTAGGTACCATACAGTTATACCAATGCTTTTCATAATGATACCTATACAGTCATTTGGAACAATGTTTGTTCGAGAATAA